In a genomic window of Nodosilinea sp. E11:
- a CDS encoding PAS domain-containing protein has product MAYEELQSTNEALETTNEELQSANEELHTVNEELQRSSQDLNQSNTFLESVFTSLKGGVVVVNRDLQMQIWNAKAGDLWGLRPDEVVGQNLLNLDIGLPVERLCQPIRDCLTLSGNSLVELTLDAVNRKGHTVSCHITCTPLISLQNQVQGVILIMT; this is encoded by the coding sequence ATGGCCTACGAAGAGCTGCAATCGACTAACGAAGCGTTAGAAACCACCAACGAAGAGCTGCAATCGGCTAACGAAGAACTTCACACGGTCAACGAAGAACTTCAGCGCAGCAGCCAAGACCTCAACCAGAGCAATACGTTTCTCGAATCTGTATTTACTAGCCTCAAAGGCGGCGTGGTCGTGGTCAACCGCGACCTGCAAATGCAAATTTGGAACGCCAAAGCTGGAGATCTTTGGGGCCTACGGCCCGACGAAGTGGTTGGTCAAAACTTGCTCAACCTCGATATTGGCTTGCCGGTGGAGCGACTGTGCCAGCCGATCCGCGACTGCCTAACCTTAAGCGGCAACAGCCTCGTAGAACTGACGTTGGATGCAGTAAACCGCAAAGGCCATACCGTCAGCTGCCACATTACCTGCACCCCGTTAATCAGTCTTCAAAACCAGGTGCAGGGCGTTATTTTGATCATGACCTAA
- a CDS encoding PAS domain-containing sensor histidine kinase, with product MRIIAQADTLSLGGEYPGHIGGNVSAAKDEFFTRYIEKVHSRMQTLYRNARQFPSDHSAQLVSTLEELSLAVEELRLAEEELLTQNEQLIAAQQIVENERRRYQDLFDFAPDGYLVTDLNGVVQEINHAAAALVKLEQKYLIGKPLVTHIPLSERSAFRALLNQIGKTRRIEGWELTLQRRKADSIVVSVTVETVRDRADQIVGLRWQIRDITDHKRAEATLNQLQAQNLELLETDRLRTQLLSTVSHEFKTPMNAILGFSQVLMAQLHPEQDAKTIKMVKRILHNGQHLLGLLEDMLNFSRLRANQVELTLETFDLVELVVSTLDDLTPLADQKTLRLETALPDSPLMVTNDRQRLRQILINLLSNAIKFTDAGTVRVGAQLLSPERLQLWVSDTGPGIHPDDQPHIFQEFWQVHDARNKAQGTGLGLAIVHNLVQAMQGTISVSSELGRGSYFCVELPQTTLSNRSKPVPLR from the coding sequence ATGCGTATAATTGCCCAGGCAGACACACTGAGCCTAGGCGGAGAATATCCGGGGCATATCGGGGGCAATGTGAGTGCAGCGAAAGACGAATTTTTTACCCGATACATAGAAAAAGTTCACAGTCGAATGCAGACCCTCTATCGGAATGCCCGGCAATTTCCCTCCGATCATTCGGCGCAGTTGGTCAGTACGTTAGAAGAGCTGAGCTTAGCGGTAGAAGAGCTGCGCCTCGCCGAAGAAGAACTCTTAACTCAAAATGAACAACTGATTGCTGCCCAGCAGATTGTTGAAAACGAGCGGCGGCGCTACCAAGATCTGTTTGACTTTGCCCCCGATGGCTATCTAGTGACCGATCTCAATGGTGTGGTGCAAGAAATTAACCATGCCGCCGCTGCCTTGGTAAAGCTAGAGCAAAAATACTTGATTGGCAAACCGCTGGTCACGCATATACCCCTCTCGGAGCGATCGGCCTTTCGCGCTTTGCTCAATCAAATCGGGAAAACGCGGCGCATAGAGGGGTGGGAGCTAACGTTGCAGCGGCGCAAAGCTGACAGTATTGTGGTGTCCGTTACCGTTGAAACGGTGCGCGATCGGGCAGACCAGATCGTAGGGCTGCGATGGCAAATACGCGATATTACCGATCACAAACGGGCAGAGGCTACCCTCAACCAGCTCCAGGCTCAAAATTTAGAGTTACTAGAGACCGATCGGTTGAGAACGCAGCTATTGTCTACGGTTTCCCACGAGTTCAAAACGCCGATGAACGCCATTTTGGGGTTTTCGCAGGTGTTAATGGCGCAGCTGCACCCCGAGCAAGATGCTAAAACTATCAAAATGGTAAAACGCATTCTGCACAATGGGCAGCACTTGCTCGGTTTGTTGGAGGATATGCTCAATTTTTCGCGGCTGCGAGCCAACCAGGTCGAACTCACCCTAGAGACCTTCGATTTAGTCGAGCTAGTGGTTTCTACGCTCGATGACCTAACCCCCTTAGCTGACCAGAAGACGCTTCGCCTAGAGACGGCCCTGCCCGATAGCCCGCTGATGGTGACTAACGATCGCCAGCGCCTGCGGCAAATTCTGATCAACTTGCTTTCCAATGCGATTAAATTTACCGATGCTGGCACGGTGCGGGTCGGTGCGCAGCTGCTGTCACCCGAGCGATTGCAGTTGTGGGTTAGCGATACTGGCCCTGGCATTCACCCCGATGATCAGCCCCATATCTTTCAGGAGTTTTGGCAGGTTCACGATGCCCGCAACAAAGCCCAGGGGACAGGGCTGGGGCTGGCCATTGTGCACAACCTGGTGCAGGCCATGCAGGGCACTATTAGCGTGAGTAGCGAGCTGGGCCGGGGCAGCTATTTTTGTGTTGAACTGCCCCAAACCACGCTTTCTAACCGTTCAAAGCCGGTCCCCCTGCGTTGA
- a CDS encoding MBL fold metallo-hydrolase: MDHTFIFRQLFDADSSTYTYLLADPVSKEAVLIDPVFEQHRRDRALIKELGLTLIATLDTHCHADHVTGAWLMQQALGSKIGISGRYGDMVSGADYLLDHGDRVAFGERTLEVRATPGHTDGCITYVLDDHAMAFTGDCLLIRSAGRCDFQQGDAKRMYASITEQIFSLPDDCVIWPAHDYNGRTASSVGEEKAYNPRIGGQADEIDFVGYMENLGLPHPKKIDIAIPANCVCGQPEDGKMPAVADWGPVHLTYGGVKEIDPQWVAENLGQVHILDVRGADEFNGELGHINAAQWVPLGELEERVSEIPTDQPVVAVCKSGRRSAQATVILKKQGRAEAVSLRGGMLSWHEANLPVVTR; the protein is encoded by the coding sequence GTGGATCACACATTCATCTTCCGCCAACTCTTTGATGCCGATTCGTCTACCTACACCTATTTGCTGGCCGACCCGGTTTCTAAAGAAGCCGTGCTGATCGACCCCGTGTTTGAGCAGCATCGGCGCGATCGCGCCCTAATCAAAGAACTGGGCCTGACGCTGATCGCCACCCTCGACACCCACTGCCACGCCGACCATGTCACCGGGGCCTGGCTAATGCAGCAGGCGCTGGGCTCTAAAATTGGCATCTCGGGCCGCTACGGCGATATGGTCAGCGGGGCCGACTATTTGCTCGACCATGGGGATAGGGTTGCCTTTGGTGAGCGCACCCTAGAGGTGCGCGCCACCCCCGGCCACACCGACGGCTGCATCACCTACGTGCTCGACGACCACGCCATGGCCTTTACCGGCGACTGTCTGCTCATCCGCAGTGCCGGTCGCTGCGACTTTCAGCAGGGCGACGCCAAGCGCATGTATGCCTCAATTACCGAGCAAATCTTTAGTCTGCCCGACGACTGCGTCATCTGGCCCGCCCACGACTATAACGGTCGCACCGCCTCCAGCGTAGGCGAAGAAAAAGCCTACAACCCCCGCATCGGTGGCCAGGCCGACGAAATCGACTTTGTTGGCTACATGGAAAATCTGGGTCTGCCCCACCCCAAGAAGATCGACATTGCCATTCCGGCCAACTGCGTCTGCGGCCAGCCCGAGGACGGCAAAATGCCCGCCGTGGCCGATTGGGGGCCGGTGCACCTCACCTATGGCGGCGTCAAAGAAATTGATCCCCAGTGGGTGGCCGAAAACCTCGGCCAGGTCCACATTCTCGATGTGCGCGGGGCCGATGAATTTAACGGTGAGCTGGGCCATATCAATGCCGCCCAGTGGGTACCCCTAGGCGAATTAGAAGAGCGGGTCAGCGAAATCCCAACTGACCAGCCGGTGGTGGCGGTGTGCAAGTCGGGGCGGCGATCGGCCCAGGCCACCGTCATTCTCAAAAAGCAGGGCCGGGCAGAGGCCGTTAGCCTGCGCGGCGGCATGCTGAGCTGGCACGAGGCCAACCTACCGGTGGTGACCCGCTAG
- the wrbA gene encoding NAD(P)H:quinone oxidoreductase produces the protein MKILVVYYSMYGHTLQLARAVAEGAGQVAGVEVDLRRVQEFDAVNAMIDQNDAARSLREQQQSIPVCTVDDLKAADGVVFGSPTRYGNMTAQMKQLFDSTASLWLNGDMEGKPAGVFTSTASTHGGQETTLLTMMVPLLHLGMLVVGVPYSVDGMIHTEARGGTPYGATTIAGGKGELQPPPEDLAIARALGQRVAEITTKVRG, from the coding sequence ATGAAAATTTTGGTCGTTTACTATTCTATGTATGGCCACACCCTTCAACTGGCTCGGGCGGTAGCCGAGGGGGCAGGGCAAGTCGCCGGGGTAGAGGTCGACTTGCGGCGGGTGCAAGAATTTGACGCCGTAAACGCGATGATTGACCAAAACGATGCCGCCCGCTCACTGCGGGAGCAGCAGCAATCAATTCCGGTATGCACCGTAGATGACCTCAAAGCAGCCGATGGCGTTGTGTTTGGGTCGCCCACCCGCTACGGCAATATGACCGCTCAAATGAAGCAGCTGTTTGACTCAACCGCTAGCCTCTGGCTCAACGGCGATATGGAAGGCAAGCCGGCGGGCGTCTTTACCTCCACCGCCTCCACCCACGGTGGCCAAGAAACTACCCTGCTCACCATGATGGTGCCCCTGCTCCACCTAGGCATGCTGGTGGTAGGCGTGCCCTACTCTGTTGATGGCATGATTCACACCGAGGCGCGAGGCGGCACCCCCTACGGAGCCACAACCATTGCCGGAGGCAAAGGCGAACTGCAACCCCCGCCCGAAGATTTGGCGATCGCCCGAGCGCTAGGGCAACGAGTAGCTGAGATCACTACTAAGGTGCGCGGCTAA